The Humulus lupulus chromosome 7, drHumLupu1.1, whole genome shotgun sequence region GCTACAGCAAATGGTCAGCAAACTGCTCCAGTAAATTCTGGTCCTAAACCGCCTCTTCCATTTCCGCAGTGATTTCGCAAACAACAACAGGATGGTCAGTTCAGAAAGTTTTTGGATGTACTGAAGCAGCTGCATATTAATATCCCCTTGGTCGAAGCATTGGAGCAAATGCCGAATTATGTCAAGTTCTTAAAGGGTATTTTGACAAAGAAAAGGCGATTGGGGGAATTTGAGACTGTAGCTCTCACAGAAGGATGTAGCGCGATGTTGAAAAGCAAGATCCCTCCTAAGTTAAAAGATCCTGGCAGTTTCACGATTCCGTGTTCTATTGGAGGTAGAGATGTTGGAAGAGCATTATGCGATTTGGGCGCTAGCATTAACCTTATGCCTATGTCAATCTTTAAAAAGTTGGGTATTGGTGAAGCACGACCCACGACTGTTACATTACAGCTTGCCGACAGATCCATGGCTCATCCCGAGGGCAAATCGAGGATGTTCTAGTCCAAGTTGATAAGTTTATCTTTCCGGCCGACTTCATCATTCTAGACTATGAAGCGGATAGAGAAGTGCCTATAATATTGGGTCGGCCCTTTCTTGCTACAGGGCATACTCTCATTGATGTACAGAACGGAGAACTTACTATGCgggtgaatgaccaacaagtCACTTTTAGTGTATTCAAAGCCATGAAGTTTCCGGATGAAGTTGAAGAATGCTCTAGAGTTGATGTTATTGACACTTTAGTGGCTGAAAGAATCAGTAGAAGTGTGGAAAAAGCTGCTATGGGTACCCAGATTTTTGTAAATGAGGAGGATTATAGTAGTGAGGAAGAGCAGATTATTACATGGGTGGATTCTTATCAACCAGTAAAGAAATTCAATAAAGTCTTTGAAGCTCTAAATCTGCCAGAATAGCACTTCCAGCCACCCAAACCATCTGTTGAAGAACCACCCCAGCTGGAGTTAAAGCCACTGCCAAGTCATTTAAAGTATGTGTACTTGGGCGACAATGATAGTTTACCTGTGATAATATCTAGCTGTCTGGAGTGTGTTGCTGAAGAGGCATTGCTGAAATTGCTGAAGCAGCATAAAAGGGCGATTGGATGGACAATGGCGGATATTCAAGGGATTAGTCCAGCGCTATGTATGCACAAGATCTTGCTGGAATCTGATTGTACTCACTCTGTGGAGCAGCAAAGGAGGTTGAATCCAGTAATGAAGGACGTGGTTAGAAAAGAAGTCATTAAGTGGCTTGATTATGGGATAATCTATCCGATTTCCGATAGCACTTGGGTTAGTCCTGTCCAATGTGTTCCGAAGAAGGGGGGTGTTACAGTAGTTACAAATGACAGCAACGAACTTATTCCTACTCGCACAGTTACTGGCTGGCGGGTTTGTATGGATTATAGAAAACTGAACAAAGCCACTAGAAAGGACCATTTCCCTTTGCCCTTCATCGACCAAATGTTGGACCGCTTGGCGGGTAAGGAGTTcttttgttttcttgatgggtattctaGGTATAATCAGATATCTATCGGGCctgaagaccaagagaagactactTTCACCTGCCCATACGGCACATTCTCTTTTAGGAGGATGCcctttgggttatgtaatgca contains the following coding sequences:
- the LOC133791964 gene encoding uncharacterized protein LOC133791964 — protein: MPNYVKFLKGILTKKRRLGEFETVALTEGCSAMLKSKIPPKLKDPGSFTIPCSIGGRDVGRALCDLGASINLMPMSIFKKLDYEADREVPIILGRPFLATGHTLIDVQNGELTMRVNDQQVTFSVFKAMKFPDEVEECSRVDVIDTLVAERISRSVEKAAMGTQIFVNEEDYSSEEEQIITWVDSYQPVKKFNKVFEALNLPE